In the Nitrospirales bacterium LBB_01 genome, one interval contains:
- a CDS encoding trypsin-like serine protease yields MTRRLIILPIILIVLSSQAAFGAKLTPEEEINISVFKNASPSVVNITTTTLMRDFFSVYPQKGSGSGSIITPDGYVITNLHVVEDTAEITIVMNDGKKFKAKFIGADADSDIAIIKILTEKTAVFKALEFGNSEGLQVGQRVFAIGNPFGLNSTLTAGIISALGRPLTTEHGRVIEDVIQTDTPINPGNSGGPLLDTDGKMIGINSAIFTPSGGNVGIGFAIPINTAKAVIPDLIKYGKTRRPWIGIVGLPIWENLAKAIGLPVSRGILVSEVVTGGPAFKAGIKGGVKPVSISGTSIYLGGDVIFEVNGTKVAYMQDVMKILSVKKPDEFVTIKLLRDNKIIEVKMRVELRR; encoded by the coding sequence TTGACGAGACGCCTTATTATATTACCGATTATCTTAATTGTCTTATCCTCGCAAGCTGCATTTGGAGCAAAGCTGACCCCCGAAGAGGAGATAAATATCTCTGTCTTTAAGAATGCCAGTCCCTCTGTCGTAAACATAACCACAACCACACTGATGAGGGATTTCTTTTCGGTTTATCCGCAAAAAGGCTCTGGTTCTGGCTCAATAATCACTCCAGATGGTTACGTTATTACCAACCTCCACGTAGTTGAAGACACCGCTGAGATAACCATCGTCATGAATGACGGTAAGAAGTTTAAGGCCAAATTTATCGGTGCCGATGCTGACAGCGATATTGCAATAATAAAAATTTTAACCGAAAAAACCGCGGTTTTTAAGGCGCTTGAATTTGGAAACTCAGAGGGTCTTCAGGTTGGGCAGAGGGTCTTTGCTATCGGAAATCCGTTTGGACTAAATTCCACATTGACGGCAGGCATTATAAGCGCTTTAGGGAGGCCGCTCACCACAGAGCACGGCAGAGTGATAGAGGATGTTATTCAGACTGATACTCCAATTAATCCGGGGAATTCCGGAGGCCCGCTTCTTGACACTGATGGGAAAATGATAGGCATTAACTCGGCAATATTTACGCCCTCAGGCGGAAATGTAGGAATTGGATTTGCTATCCCAATTAATACGGCAAAGGCTGTAATTCCTGATTTGATAAAGTACGGCAAGACACGGAGGCCGTGGATAGGAATAGTCGGATTGCCGATTTGGGAAAACCTTGCCAAAGCTATAGGATTACCGGTTAGTAGAGGGATATTGGTATCAGAGGTAGTTACCGGAGGCCCTGCGTTTAAAGCAGGAATCAAGGGCGGAGTCAAGCCGGTAAGTATAAGCGGCACATCTATTTATCTCGGAGGCGATGTAATATTTGAGGTAAACGGCACAAAAGTAGCCTACATGCAAGACGTAATGAAAATACTATCAGTAAAAAAACCCGATGAATTTGTAACTATAAAACTCCTCAGGGACAATAAAATTATAGAAGTAAAGATGCGTGTTGAGCTAAGACGATAG
- a CDS encoding lysozyme, with translation MDFYKTLQNMLIRHEGLKLKAYKDTKGYLTIGVGRNLDTKGVSETEADSIESGLSVNDVLTKIKLSGINRETAMFLLENDIHDCEIQLKHHLSFYETLSDVRKIVLIDMCFNMGIGVLLGFKQTLHDIEVGNYESASRQMLQSQWAAQVHGRAMELSKMIKNDSIAENYIV, from the coding sequence ATGGATTTCTACAAAACTCTTCAAAATATGTTAATACGCCATGAGGGATTGAAGCTGAAAGCCTATAAGGACACGAAAGGATATCTGACTATCGGAGTCGGGAGAAATCTGGATACTAAAGGAGTATCTGAAACTGAGGCTGACTCCATAGAGAGCGGGTTGTCGGTTAATGATGTTCTTACTAAGATTAAACTATCCGGTATAAATAGAGAGACTGCTATGTTTTTACTTGAAAACGATATTCATGACTGTGAAATACAGTTGAAACATCATCTGAGTTTTTATGAAACACTCTCGGATGTCAGAAAAATTGTACTTATTGATATGTGTTTTAATATGGGAATTGGAGTGCTGCTTGGCTTTAAACAAACACTACACGATATTGAGGTTGGTAACTACGAAAGCGCCTCACGACAAATGCTGCAAAGTCAGTGGGCAGCTCAGGTGCACGGCAGGGCTATGGAGCTTTCTAAAATGATAAAAAACGACAGCATTGCAGAAAATTACATAGTCTGA
- a CDS encoding toll/interleukin-1 receptor domain-containing protein → MNQLSDLPPEIGKLTDLLTLWLNNNPLVTPPIDIATNGISAIREYFASLKEQETEITKNYDVFICHSSKDKDFIIKKILPRLKKRGITYWIDNEQIKYDHILNKIEDGLQNSKHVMVCLSKNLGTSNWCRAEYGAVLHKTIKETTGKKVIPLKLDDCDEKDIPLLLYDIERTSYGDKKSYEKLLDFLSKP, encoded by the coding sequence GTGAACCAACTAAGTGACCTCCCCCCTGAGATTGGAAAACTTACTGACTTGCTAACGCTTTGGCTTAATAATAACCCCCTTGTAACCCCACCCATTGATATAGCAACAAATGGCATTAGCGCCATAAGAGAGTATTTTGCTTCATTAAAAGAACAAGAAACTGAAATAACAAAAAATTACGATGTGTTTATTTGCCACTCATCAAAGGATAAGGATTTTATTATCAAGAAGATACTGCCTCGTCTCAAGAAAAGAGGAATAACCTATTGGATTGATAATGAGCAAATAAAATATGACCATATATTAAACAAAATAGAGGATGGCCTGCAAAATAGCAAACATGTTATGGTTTGCCTGAGTAAGAATCTTGGAACGTCAAATTGGTGCAGGGCGGAGTATGGTGCAGTTTTACATAAAACCATTAAAGAAACAACAGGTAAAAAAGTTATCCCCTTAAAGCTGGATGATTGCGATGAAAAAGATATTCCACTTTTACTTTATGATATAGAAAGGACAAGTTATGGAGACAAAAAATCTTATGAGAAATTACTGGACTTTCTTTCAAAGCCGTAG
- a CDS encoding decaprenyl-phosphate phosphoribosyltransferase: MINKILLYIKIMRPKHWVKNLFILSAPFFGGVLFTKQNILITLLSQVCFALAASAMYVFNDLKDCESDLLHPGKAHRPLASGSISNTGAVCLLTTLVVLSVLISTGLNSSFTVYMVLYLILQAGYSLYFKHIAVVDIFLIASGFVLRVFAGGGAYNVEISKWLFLTMFMVSLTLASGKRLAETAYLEKDVSSKHRKALGSYPAGLLNDVLVITSASALMCYVLYTTEQQSSLVFTVPVVTFGLIRYLALSKANQGDPTDALVKDPWLAATVIVWMLLVALLRYGVT; this comes from the coding sequence ATGATAAATAAAATCCTTTTATATATAAAAATCATGCGTCCCAAACATTGGGTTAAAAATCTCTTTATACTATCCGCTCCTTTTTTTGGTGGTGTACTTTTTACAAAACAAAACATATTGATAACGTTGTTGTCACAGGTTTGCTTTGCACTTGCCGCAAGTGCGATGTATGTGTTTAATGATTTAAAGGACTGTGAATCTGACCTGCTGCATCCTGGAAAGGCACATCGCCCGCTGGCCTCAGGCAGCATATCTAATACCGGAGCGGTTTGTTTACTTACAACATTAGTAGTTCTTTCCGTATTGATTTCTACAGGTTTAAACAGTAGTTTTACTGTGTATATGGTGCTCTATCTGATTTTACAGGCAGGTTACAGCCTATACTTTAAACACATAGCGGTGGTGGATATATTTTTAATAGCGTCTGGGTTTGTGCTTAGGGTGTTTGCAGGCGGTGGAGCGTACAACGTGGAAATATCCAAATGGTTGTTTCTTACGATGTTTATGGTCTCTCTGACTCTTGCCTCCGGCAAACGTCTTGCTGAGACAGCCTATCTTGAGAAAGATGTGTCATCAAAACACCGGAAAGCGCTTGGCAGCTACCCTGCAGGGCTGCTTAATGATGTGCTTGTAATAACCTCAGCCTCAGCCCTTATGTGCTATGTCCTCTATACGACAGAACAGCAGAGCAGTCTTGTGTTTACAGTCCCTGTGGTCACATTTGGGCTTATCAGGTATTTGGCACTTTCAAAGGCTAATCAGGGGGACCCTACCGATGCCCTTGTGAAAGACCCGTGGCTTGCAGCAACCGTAATTGTGTGGATGCTGCTTGTAGCACTGCTCAGGTACGGAGTAACTTAG
- a CDS encoding SpoIIE family protein phosphatase codes for MTSIYASYLYSNNKKLIMENIDGRLLTTAYGFKFFADPYHDIIAGRHFYSQGNTLSQKKDSISVLEYTEHIKQVLGFYEKVGVEAAYTLVHDNGKFYFTLDTPSADEFARGKVTPFYYPYKDASIGLKEAYKNTKTYYDNYRDEWGKHRSVFLPTVSSEGEKYVIGVDVKLEDVQNSLKETLIKSISIGMALLIINILLIYIISSKISRALSSLSKATGEIAMGNLDTILPNIQLGKELATLTDSFDNMKISLKNYIREQVRNEAEKQLIENQLKIAHDIQMDILPLGFPAFAGKAKEFDLVAFIKPAQSVGGDLYDYILIDDDNVFFTIGDVSGKGIAAALFMAITMTLVKSLVDRRVTTGEILTKVNQALSLNNETSMFVTMFSCILNTQTGLLYYSNGGHNPPIIVDDNGAEFLKIEEEIPLGIGEHTFTTHSIQLKHQTKIFLYTDGVTEAENINGDMYSESKLLETVKQNSSKTVTKVIDSVYSDVLAFSEGAKQFDDITMLAVQYFGTLPSYTGLNPFGDAI; via the coding sequence ATGACGTCTATATATGCCAGCTATCTGTACAGTAACAACAAGAAACTCATAATGGAAAACATAGACGGCAGGCTTTTAACCACTGCGTATGGCTTTAAGTTTTTTGCCGATCCATACCACGATATAATTGCAGGAAGGCATTTCTATTCGCAAGGAAACACGCTTTCTCAGAAAAAAGATTCTATCTCTGTTCTTGAGTACACCGAACATATTAAACAAGTGTTGGGATTTTATGAAAAAGTCGGGGTAGAGGCCGCTTATACTTTAGTGCACGATAATGGAAAGTTCTATTTCACTTTGGATACTCCGTCTGCAGACGAATTTGCAAGAGGGAAAGTAACCCCGTTTTACTACCCGTATAAAGATGCAAGCATTGGGCTTAAGGAGGCTTATAAAAACACAAAAACCTATTATGACAATTACCGGGATGAGTGGGGAAAGCATCGTTCGGTTTTTTTGCCGACTGTTTCATCCGAAGGTGAAAAATATGTTATAGGAGTGGATGTCAAGTTAGAAGATGTTCAAAACAGTCTCAAAGAAACCCTTATCAAGTCAATCTCAATAGGAATGGCTTTACTTATTATAAACATATTGCTTATATATATAATTTCGTCAAAGATTTCCAGAGCATTAAGCAGCCTTTCCAAAGCTACAGGGGAAATAGCCATGGGCAATCTGGACACGATACTTCCGAATATTCAGCTTGGAAAAGAGTTGGCAACTCTCACGGATTCATTTGATAATATGAAAATATCTCTTAAAAACTACATCAGAGAACAGGTCAGAAACGAGGCAGAAAAACAATTAATAGAAAATCAACTAAAAATAGCCCACGACATTCAAATGGATATCTTACCATTAGGGTTTCCAGCTTTTGCTGGAAAAGCAAAGGAGTTTGATTTAGTTGCTTTTATTAAACCTGCCCAATCGGTAGGAGGCGATCTTTACGATTACATTTTAATTGACGATGACAACGTGTTTTTCACTATAGGGGATGTCTCCGGAAAGGGGATAGCTGCCGCCCTTTTTATGGCCATCACCATGACTTTGGTGAAATCGTTGGTAGATCGGAGGGTAACTACAGGAGAGATTCTTACAAAAGTTAATCAAGCTCTGTCCTTAAACAATGAAACCAGTATGTTTGTCACTATGTTTTCTTGCATATTGAATACTCAAACAGGGCTGCTTTACTACTCTAACGGCGGTCACAATCCACCTATAATTGTTGATGACAACGGCGCCGAGTTTCTTAAGATAGAAGAGGAAATACCTTTAGGTATCGGAGAGCATACTTTTACAACTCATAGCATACAGTTAAAACATCAAACAAAGATATTTTTATACACCGATGGAGTTACAGAGGCTGAGAACATAAATGGCGATATGTACTCAGAGAGCAAATTGCTTGAGACAGTTAAACAAAACAGTTCTAAAACTGTAACTAAGGTAATAGATAGCGTTTATTCTGACGTTTTGGCTTTTTCTGAAGGAGCTAAGCAATTTGATGACATAACAATGTTAGCCGTACAATATTTTGGTACTTTGCCTTCTTACACGGGTTTGAATCCCTTTGGGGACGCCATTTAA
- a CDS encoding UDP-N-acetylmuramate dehydrogenase: MQLNVLKNYPLSELTTFKIGGAARFYVKAESTDSVYDSIDFAKQHGVPFYVLGGGSNLLVSDKGYDGVIIHMSNTETETRTDGESVYKTCGAGVVWDNFVSECVNENLFGVECLSGIPGTVGASPVQNIGAYGQSVDNLISEVTALDATTGDIVKFSNADCKFSYRKSFFNSEGFGQYIIVSVKYILKRTGKPNVKYHDLEKYFLKNANITLQEVRTAILKIREYKGMLQMEGFRGFKCAGSFFKNPVVSAAHFDNISDIINAAASARNWYWPIANSSEVKVSAACLIENCFGKGFRTGRVGLSPNHTLAIVNYDDATFDEVMDFAKQIEDTVYERFKVTLDREVQILR; encoded by the coding sequence ATGCAATTAAATGTACTAAAAAACTATCCACTGTCGGAGCTTACAACGTTTAAAATTGGAGGAGCTGCCAGGTTTTATGTTAAGGCAGAGAGCACTGACAGCGTTTATGACTCAATTGACTTTGCAAAGCAGCATGGTGTTCCTTTTTATGTTTTAGGCGGGGGCAGTAATCTATTAGTAAGTGACAAAGGCTATGACGGCGTGATTATTCATATGTCAAACACGGAGACTGAGACTAGGACGGATGGTGAGAGTGTCTATAAGACCTGTGGAGCAGGCGTTGTTTGGGACAATTTTGTAAGCGAATGTGTCAATGAGAATCTTTTTGGAGTGGAGTGTCTTTCTGGAATACCGGGAACAGTGGGGGCATCTCCGGTTCAAAACATTGGCGCATACGGGCAGTCTGTGGACAACCTGATTTCTGAGGTCACAGCCCTTGATGCAACTACTGGAGATATTGTCAAATTTAGTAACGCTGACTGTAAATTTTCCTACAGAAAAAGCTTCTTTAATTCTGAAGGGTTTGGTCAGTATATTATTGTATCGGTCAAGTATATTTTAAAGCGGACTGGTAAGCCAAATGTTAAATATCATGACCTTGAGAAGTATTTCCTAAAAAACGCCAATATAACTCTGCAAGAGGTCAGAACAGCGATACTAAAAATCAGAGAATACAAGGGAATGCTGCAAATGGAGGGTTTTAGGGGATTTAAGTGTGCCGGATCATTTTTTAAAAACCCGGTTGTTTCAGCCGCTCATTTTGACAATATATCAGACATAATAAATGCTGCAGCATCAGCCAGAAACTGGTACTGGCCGATAGCGAATTCATCGGAGGTAAAAGTCTCAGCCGCTTGTCTCATTGAAAATTGTTTTGGTAAGGGTTTTAGAACAGGTCGTGTTGGATTATCCCCAAACCATACGCTTGCAATTGTTAACTATGACGATGCAACATTTGACGAAGTTATGGACTTTGCTAAACAAATAGAGGACACAGTTTATGAACGGTTTAAGGTAACTCTTGACCGAGAGGTACAGATACTAAGATAA
- a CDS encoding YebC/PmpR family DNA-binding transcriptional regulator, whose amino-acid sequence MSGHSKWSQIKRKKATTDSKRGKVFSKVVKEITVAARIGGGDPDGNVRLRTAIEKAKLYNMPYDNIKRAIQKGTGELPGAMYEEIMYEGYGIAGVALLIEAMTDNRNRTVAEIRRLLSKSGGNLGESGCVAWMFQKKGTITIDKKAATEDQLMTIALEAGAEDMKNEPEDEHYEIITTADSVEAVRTALINSGIAVSSSEITMIPDNYVSVDSATAEKLINLMDALDELDDVQNIYANFDLPEGFSPTDA is encoded by the coding sequence ATGTCTGGTCATTCTAAATGGTCGCAGATAAAAAGAAAAAAGGCAACAACGGATTCTAAACGGGGAAAGGTTTTTTCAAAAGTCGTAAAGGAAATAACCGTAGCGGCAAGAATAGGTGGAGGAGATCCTGACGGTAACGTCCGCCTGCGCACCGCTATTGAAAAAGCAAAGTTATACAATATGCCTTACGACAATATAAAGCGGGCTATCCAAAAAGGAACGGGCGAGCTTCCGGGAGCTATGTACGAGGAGATTATGTATGAGGGATACGGAATTGCCGGAGTTGCTTTGCTGATTGAGGCTATGACAGACAACAGAAACAGGACAGTTGCCGAAATCAGAAGGCTTCTGTCTAAAAGCGGCGGCAATCTGGGCGAATCAGGCTGCGTGGCATGGATGTTTCAAAAAAAGGGCACTATCACAATTGATAAAAAGGCAGCCACTGAGGATCAACTGATGACTATAGCGCTTGAAGCAGGAGCCGAGGATATGAAAAATGAACCTGAGGACGAGCACTATGAAATAATAACAACCGCCGACAGCGTTGAAGCGGTGAGAACTGCTCTCATAAACTCCGGCATTGCCGTCTCATCGTCAGAGATAACTATGATTCCTGATAACTATGTCTCTGTGGATAGCGCAACAGCAGAGAAACTGATAAATCTAATGGATGCCCTCGATGAGCTTGACGACGTTCAAAACATTTACGCTAATTTTGACTTGCCGGAGGGTTTTTCTCCTACGGATGCGTAA
- the polA gene encoding DNA polymerase I — MEKEIYLVDATAFLYRAYFGVRSLTSPTGFPTNAIYGLTTMMLKLINEKKPHAMALIFDSKEKTHRHTLYEAYKAHRPTPPEDFIRQIEPAKQVIEALGVKNIALSGFEADDIMATLALRFAAPNTPVFIVSGDKDMFQIIGANIKMFDPVKNVVLDENYVQNRFLLPPERIHELMAITGDESDGVPGVKGVGEKTAVEILKNYASLNELLSAPEKIKNERIRRLITENAETIRLSDSLVKLYTNVPLAMSYDELILKEPAWEALRADFLKYGFSSLLRMIPTTTGNDKPAEIIVPKEITSLTELSKTTKAQQSSGIVAIKSYSKGTGGFFPERGISFSFDGGISSSVTLNTDAEKKTAIFIDMFQNKDIQKVSYDMKEELHRFDIISFENIHDIMIAAHILNPNRVNRQLKDIAIDYAMDIYNEDITILKLHEILIGKLKESKLYGVYENVEMALLPVLYEIERAGVKLNRERVNELSVKFDEELKTAERRIFFIAGCEFNINSPKQLQEVLFDKLKLSPGKKIKTGYSTDTAVLESLSAKHELPAEIILYRNLAKIKNTYLDTLPGFVNAATGRIHTTFNQCATATGRLSTTNPNLQNIPIKGPWATPLREAFCADDGCIIMSADYSQIELRILAHLSSDLGFIEAFQNNEDIHTQTAADIFNLPALRVTSEHRRAAKSINFGIVYGMSSFGLSEALKISKNDAKNYIESFFTKHPEVSAFITKTIEEAKRLGYTETILGRRREIEGILSSNKAAASQAERLAVNSPIQGSAADIIKLAMINLHKKIKSLGLKTKMVLQVHDELVFEVPESELEMAKGLIKMEMENCYPLKVPLTVDIGVGKNWAEAH; from the coding sequence ATGGAAAAGGAAATATACTTAGTTGACGCAACGGCGTTTCTGTACCGGGCATATTTTGGCGTAAGGTCGCTTACCTCGCCCACTGGTTTTCCAACAAACGCAATATACGGCCTCACCACTATGATGCTTAAGCTGATTAATGAAAAAAAGCCCCATGCGATGGCTCTAATATTTGACTCTAAAGAGAAAACCCACAGACATACACTCTATGAGGCTTATAAGGCACATAGACCGACGCCACCGGAGGATTTTATCAGGCAGATTGAACCGGCTAAACAGGTGATTGAGGCTCTCGGCGTTAAAAACATAGCTCTTTCCGGCTTTGAGGCCGATGATATAATGGCTACCCTTGCGCTTAGATTTGCCGCACCCAATACGCCAGTTTTTATTGTCTCAGGGGATAAGGATATGTTTCAAATTATCGGAGCAAATATCAAAATGTTTGACCCGGTTAAAAACGTAGTGCTTGATGAAAACTATGTACAAAATCGGTTTTTGCTCCCGCCTGAAAGAATCCATGAGCTTATGGCGATAACAGGAGATGAGTCGGACGGTGTGCCTGGGGTTAAGGGCGTTGGAGAGAAGACGGCTGTTGAAATCTTAAAAAATTACGCAAGTTTAAATGAGCTTTTAAGCGCTCCCGAAAAAATTAAAAATGAACGCATCCGGAGACTTATCACAGAAAACGCAGAAACCATCCGACTGAGCGATTCCCTTGTTAAGCTCTATACCAATGTGCCGCTTGCAATGTCGTATGATGAGTTAATTTTAAAAGAGCCTGCATGGGAGGCTCTGAGAGCGGATTTTCTAAAGTATGGTTTTTCGTCTCTTCTAAGAATGATTCCAACAACGACCGGAAATGATAAACCCGCTGAAATTATTGTCCCTAAAGAAATAACATCTCTGACTGAATTATCAAAAACGACAAAGGCTCAGCAAAGCTCAGGCATAGTTGCAATAAAAAGCTATAGCAAAGGAACCGGCGGATTTTTCCCCGAAAGAGGGATTTCGTTTTCGTTTGACGGGGGTATTTCCTCCAGTGTGACGTTAAACACCGATGCCGAGAAAAAGACCGCCATATTTATCGATATGTTCCAAAACAAGGATATTCAAAAGGTCTCTTATGACATGAAAGAGGAGCTCCACCGCTTTGACATCATAAGCTTTGAAAACATTCATGACATAATGATAGCTGCTCACATACTTAATCCAAACCGTGTAAACCGGCAGTTAAAAGACATTGCCATTGACTATGCTATGGATATTTACAATGAGGATATAACTATACTTAAACTTCACGAGATACTTATAGGAAAACTAAAAGAATCAAAACTCTACGGCGTGTATGAAAACGTTGAAATGGCGCTATTACCTGTGCTTTATGAAATAGAGCGGGCTGGGGTTAAGTTAAACAGGGAGCGGGTGAATGAGCTTTCGGTAAAATTTGATGAGGAGCTAAAAACTGCAGAAAGGCGGATATTTTTCATTGCAGGCTGTGAGTTTAATATAAACTCCCCTAAGCAGCTCCAGGAGGTGCTCTTTGATAAACTTAAACTCTCTCCCGGCAAAAAGATAAAAACCGGCTATTCAACCGACACCGCCGTGCTTGAGTCGCTTAGCGCTAAACATGAACTTCCGGCTGAAATCATTCTATACCGAAATCTTGCCAAAATAAAAAACACCTATCTGGATACACTGCCGGGGTTTGTTAACGCCGCAACAGGCCGCATTCACACCACCTTTAACCAGTGTGCAACGGCTACCGGACGTTTGAGCACCACTAACCCAAACCTCCAAAATATTCCCATTAAGGGACCCTGGGCAACGCCGCTGAGAGAAGCGTTTTGTGCCGATGACGGCTGTATCATAATGTCAGCCGATTACTCTCAGATAGAGCTTCGCATACTAGCCCACCTTAGTAGCGACTTAGGTTTTATTGAGGCATTTCAAAACAACGAGGACATCCACACTCAAACAGCCGCTGACATTTTTAATTTGCCAGCACTACGGGTAACCTCAGAGCACCGCAGGGCTGCTAAAAGCATAAACTTTGGCATAGTCTATGGGATGTCATCTTTTGGTCTTTCAGAGGCGCTTAAGATTTCTAAGAATGACGCCAAAAACTATATAGAATCCTTCTTTACGAAACACCCCGAGGTGAGTGCATTTATTACAAAGACTATAGAAGAAGCAAAACGACTTGGATATACGGAAACGATTCTTGGCAGAAGACGGGAAATTGAGGGTATTTTAAGCTCTAACAAAGCAGCTGCATCACAAGCCGAGCGGCTTGCCGTAAATTCTCCGATACAAGGCTCGGCGGCAGATATAATTAAATTAGCAATGATTAACCTTCACAAAAAAATTAAGTCACTCGGATTAAAAACAAAGATGGTGCTTCAGGTGCATGATGAGCTTGTGTTTGAAGTACCTGAAAGTGAGCTTGAGATGGCAAAGGGATTAATCAAGATGGAAATGGAAAACTGCTATCCTCTTAAGGTACCGCTTACTGTTGACATCGGGGTTGGTAAAAACTGGGCTGAGGCTCATTAA
- a CDS encoding lytic transglycosylase domain-containing protein has protein sequence MLTRGFFISFIILMLISTSEASAKSKHHQHKQAVKAKPAPVKTNTAPKTLSDEELIDKLLYGAPSVYSPAGKSNVKRVLRWKTVLSEKDIQYDTDILTYKGNNAMGLRTSYQNLIAGWQRLVKSGHLRMIYNKCRANAVPFEIVLLALAESSWNATALSSSGAGGYWQFMPDTAKSYGLIDTLRGHDHRNDPELSTDAAIALLKDNFNMTYSWDRAFGVKGKKPTNSERWLWAFWTYNSSPKSVSHYYRQSKGNSSVFYKYVENVENANYVHKIFGIKEVLRDYVKQTRKYPYKKYENTPYGEYIQKWYTLTVCERKDLLSEVNKQFQRPAAKKPDVLAVRIKRETDYVSALCKAVE, from the coding sequence ATGCTAACAAGGGGGTTTTTTATATCTTTTATAATATTAATGCTTATTTCAACCTCAGAGGCATCAGCCAAATCCAAACATCATCAACACAAACAGGCTGTTAAGGCAAAACCAGCACCGGTTAAAACTAATACCGCACCGAAAACACTCTCAGATGAGGAGCTTATAGATAAGCTCTTATACGGCGCACCTTCTGTGTATTCCCCTGCCGGCAAGTCAAATGTTAAACGGGTTTTAAGATGGAAAACCGTGCTGAGCGAAAAAGATATTCAATACGACACTGACATTTTAACGTACAAGGGAAATAACGCAATGGGGCTTAGGACGTCGTATCAAAACCTGATAGCCGGCTGGCAGCGGCTTGTAAAGAGCGGTCATCTGAGAATGATTTACAACAAATGCCGTGCCAATGCTGTCCCGTTTGAGATAGTGTTATTAGCGCTTGCTGAGTCCTCATGGAATGCCACTGCGTTGTCATCATCAGGAGCTGGCGGCTATTGGCAATTCATGCCGGATACCGCAAAGTCCTACGGTCTAATTGACACTCTAAGAGGTCATGACCATAGAAACGATCCTGAACTCAGCACAGATGCGGCCATAGCGCTGCTTAAAGATAATTTTAATATGACCTATTCGTGGGACAGAGCTTTTGGTGTTAAGGGTAAAAAACCCACAAACTCAGAACGATGGCTGTGGGCCTTCTGGACATACAACAGCTCCCCTAAAAGTGTATCACACTACTACCGCCAAAGCAAAGGCAACTCCTCCGTGTTTTATAAGTATGTTGAAAATGTTGAAAACGCCAACTATGTACATAAGATATTCGGTATCAAAGAAGTCCTGAGAGATTACGTCAAACAAACAAGAAAATACCCCTATAAAAAATACGAAAACACACCTTATGGAGAGTATATTCAGAAATGGTACACGTTAACAGTGTGCGAGCGCAAAGACCTCCTTTCAGAGGTTAACAAGCAATTTCAGAGACCCGCCGCTAAAAAACCGGATGTGCTCGCTGTGCGCATTAAAAGAGAGACTGATTATGTCTCAGCCCTTTGTAAAGCTGTGGAGTGA